A single window of Microbispora hainanensis DNA harbors:
- a CDS encoding MFS transporter: MSDTTRTLFEETFMSHPRRWWILGVLCLSLLTLVVDNTVLNLAIPSLMRDLGATPSDVQWVIDAYVLVFAGLLLTAGSLSDRYGRRRMLVIGLAFFGGASLAATLVTEPWQLIAARALMGVGGSCVMPSTLSILITVFDESERRKAIAVWSSVAMVGVIAGPTVGGFLLQHYYWGSVFLLNVPIAVLAIIAAFALMPETYGETRRADPLGVILSTAGMGGLVWAVISAPGGHFNPLAVALSAAALLAFVLWERRNPHSMLPLGLFRDRSFSGACFSIVLLSFGAGALMLAITQYLQFVLGYDPLKAGFALLPYVVAAAVFNVLGASLGRKVSNRVLIASGLVVMVAGFALLSTLTGGYGTLIAGLLVMGVGGGLAGPAAYATLMGAVPPERAGVGSALNDTVQQVGMALSVAVLGSVLAAAYTAAMPESAPPAARESIGVATTLGDPAVAAAGREAFVSAMSVGSWVGAACSLAAALVALLVLRRKAADPASAEEPAQATTV; this comes from the coding sequence GTGTCCGACACTACTCGCACACTGTTCGAGGAGACCTTCATGTCCCATCCCCGGCGCTGGTGGATCCTCGGCGTCCTCTGTCTGAGCCTGCTGACCCTGGTCGTGGACAACACCGTCCTCAACCTCGCGATCCCGTCGCTCATGCGCGACCTCGGCGCCACGCCGTCCGACGTCCAGTGGGTCATCGACGCGTACGTCCTGGTCTTCGCGGGCCTGCTGCTCACCGCGGGCAGCCTGTCCGACCGGTACGGCAGGCGGCGGATGCTCGTGATCGGCCTGGCGTTCTTCGGTGGCGCGTCGCTGGCGGCCACGCTGGTCACCGAGCCCTGGCAGCTCATCGCGGCCCGCGCGCTGATGGGGGTCGGCGGCTCCTGCGTGATGCCGTCGACCCTGTCGATCCTGATCACGGTGTTCGACGAGAGCGAGCGGCGCAAGGCCATCGCCGTGTGGAGCTCGGTCGCCATGGTCGGCGTCATCGCCGGTCCCACCGTCGGCGGGTTCCTGCTCCAGCACTACTACTGGGGCTCGGTCTTCCTGCTCAACGTGCCGATCGCGGTGCTGGCGATCATCGCGGCCTTCGCGCTCATGCCGGAGACGTACGGCGAGACGCGGCGGGCCGACCCGCTCGGGGTGATCCTGTCCACTGCCGGGATGGGCGGGCTGGTCTGGGCCGTCATCTCCGCGCCCGGCGGGCACTTCAACCCCCTCGCGGTGGCGCTCTCGGCCGCCGCCCTGCTGGCGTTCGTGCTGTGGGAGCGCCGCAACCCCCACTCGATGCTGCCGCTCGGCCTGTTCCGGGACCGCTCGTTCAGCGGGGCGTGCTTCTCCATCGTGCTGCTGTCGTTCGGCGCGGGCGCGCTCATGCTGGCCATCACGCAGTATCTGCAGTTCGTCCTGGGCTACGACCCGTTGAAGGCCGGGTTCGCCCTGCTGCCCTACGTGGTGGCGGCGGCGGTGTTCAACGTGCTTGGCGCGTCGCTGGGCAGGAAGGTGAGCAACCGGGTGCTCATCGCCTCGGGCCTGGTCGTCATGGTCGCCGGGTTCGCCCTGCTGTCCACGCTCACCGGCGGATACGGCACGCTGATCGCCGGCCTCCTGGTCATGGGAGTCGGCGGCGGCCTGGCCGGTCCCGCGGCGTACGCGACGCTGATGGGCGCGGTGCCGCCCGAGCGCGCCGGGGTCGGCTCCGCGCTCAACGACACGGTGCAGCAGGTCGGCATGGCGCTGAGCGTGGCCGTCCTCGGCAGCGTGCTCGCCGCCGCGTACACCGCGGCCATGCCGGAGTCGGCGCCGCCGGCGGCGCGCGAGTCGATCGGCGTCGCGACGACCCTGGGCGACCCGGCCGTGGCCGCCGCCGGACGCGAGGCGTTCGTGTCGGCGATGTCCGTCGGCTCGTGGGTGGGCGCGGCCTGCTCGCTCGCGGCGGCTCTGGTCGCGCTGCTGGTCCTGCGCCGGAAGGCCGCAGACCCGGCTTCCGCGGAGGAGCCCGCGCAGGCCACCACTGTGTAA
- a CDS encoding aspartate aminotransferase family protein codes for MSDLLARHRAVMPNWMALYYNEPIEIVGGKGNRVVDANGKSYLDFFAGILTNMIGYDVPEVREAVERQLATGVVHTSTLYLIRSQVELAEKIARLSGIPDAKVFFTNSGTEANETALLLATYARGSDQVLAMRQSYHGRSFGAISVTSNRSWKNNSLSPLNVHFLHGADRHLVQFRGMSDADYIAACVDDLRHVLATAVTKDVAALIAEPIQGVGGFTMAPDGLFAAYKEVLDEEGILFISDEVQTGWGRTGSAFFGIQNHGVTPDMMTFAKGLGNGFAVGGIVARGDLMDGPHAVGLSTFGGNPISMAAANATLDYVLDHDLQANAARTGEIIISGLREAAGRLPVVGDVRGKGLMFAIELVDPATGAPAPALAARFMEETKKLGLLAGKGGLYGSTLRMAPPLTLTEDEAREGLGILVTALETVNDEAR; via the coding sequence ATGTCGGACCTTCTCGCACGCCATCGCGCGGTCATGCCGAACTGGATGGCCCTCTATTACAACGAGCCCATCGAAATCGTCGGAGGCAAGGGCAACCGCGTCGTCGACGCGAACGGGAAGAGCTATCTGGATTTCTTCGCCGGGATCCTCACCAACATGATCGGGTATGACGTGCCCGAGGTGCGGGAGGCCGTCGAGCGCCAGCTCGCCACCGGCGTCGTCCACACCTCGACGCTGTATCTGATCCGCAGCCAGGTCGAGCTGGCCGAGAAGATCGCCCGCCTGTCGGGCATCCCGGACGCCAAGGTCTTCTTCACCAACTCCGGCACGGAGGCCAACGAGACCGCCCTGCTGCTGGCCACCTACGCCCGCGGGTCCGACCAGGTGCTCGCCATGCGGCAGAGCTACCACGGCAGGTCGTTCGGCGCGATCAGCGTGACCTCCAACCGGTCGTGGAAGAACAACTCGCTGTCGCCGCTCAACGTGCACTTCCTGCACGGCGCCGACCGCCACCTCGTGCAGTTCCGCGGCATGTCGGACGCCGACTACATCGCGGCCTGCGTCGACGACCTGCGCCACGTGCTCGCCACGGCCGTCACCAAGGACGTCGCCGCGCTGATCGCCGAGCCGATCCAGGGCGTCGGCGGCTTCACGATGGCCCCCGACGGGCTGTTCGCCGCCTACAAGGAGGTCCTCGACGAGGAGGGCATCCTGTTCATCTCCGACGAGGTGCAGACCGGCTGGGGCCGTACGGGCTCGGCCTTCTTCGGGATCCAGAACCACGGCGTGACGCCCGACATGATGACCTTCGCCAAGGGGCTCGGCAACGGCTTCGCGGTCGGCGGCATCGTCGCGCGCGGCGACCTCATGGACGGCCCGCACGCCGTGGGCCTGTCCACCTTCGGCGGCAACCCGATCTCGATGGCGGCGGCCAACGCGACGCTCGACTACGTGCTCGACCACGACCTGCAGGCCAACGCCGCGCGCACCGGCGAGATCATCATCTCCGGGCTGCGCGAGGCCGCCGGGCGGCTGCCCGTCGTGGGCGACGTGCGGGGCAAGGGCCTGATGTTCGCGATCGAGCTGGTCGACCCCGCCACCGGCGCGCCCGCCCCGGCCCTCGCCGCCCGCTTCATGGAGGAGACCAAGAAGCTCGGCCTGCTCGCCGGCAAGGGCGGCCTGTACGGCAGCACGCTGCGCATGGCCCCGCCGCTCACGCTCACCGAGGACGAGGCCCGCGAGGGCCTGGGCATCCTCGTCACCGCTCTGGAGACCGTCAACGATGAAGCACGTTAA
- a CDS encoding CoA-acylating methylmalonate-semialdehyde dehydrogenase yields MKHVNHWIDGALAEGAGRTAEVFDPATGEVSGRVSLATAEEVDAAVEAAARAFPGWRDASLTKRTQVLFRFRELLDAHRDDLAALITAEHGKVHSDALGEVARGLEVVEFACGIPHLLKGGYSENVSTRVDSYSIRQPLGVVAGITPFNFPAMVPMWMFPVAIACGNTFVLKPSERDPSASLLLAELWQRAGLPDGVFNVVQGDKAAVDRLLEHPSVRAVSFVGSTPIARYVYETGTAHGKRVQALGGAKNHMLVLPDADLDLVADSAVSAGFGSAGERCMAISVVLAVDPIGDELVEKIVSRVRDLQVGPGTDPESQMGPLVTAAHRDKVASYLDLGVQEGAKLVVDGRETPVRGGRGNGFWLGPTVLDHVPPNSRVHREEIFGPVLSIVRVRSYEEGLELINTGEYGNGTAIFTNDGGAARRFQNEVEVGMIGVNVPIPVPMAFYSFGGWKASLFGDTHVHGTEGVHFYTRGKVVTSRWLDPSHGGVNLGFPTNA; encoded by the coding sequence ATGAAGCACGTTAACCACTGGATCGACGGCGCGCTCGCCGAGGGCGCGGGCCGTACGGCGGAGGTGTTCGACCCGGCGACCGGCGAGGTGAGCGGCCGGGTGTCGCTGGCCACGGCCGAGGAGGTCGACGCCGCGGTGGAGGCCGCCGCCCGGGCCTTTCCCGGCTGGCGCGACGCGTCGCTCACCAAGCGCACCCAGGTGCTGTTCCGGTTCCGCGAGCTGCTCGACGCGCACCGCGACGACCTTGCCGCGCTGATCACGGCCGAGCACGGCAAGGTGCACTCCGACGCGCTGGGCGAGGTGGCCCGCGGCCTTGAGGTCGTGGAGTTCGCCTGCGGCATCCCCCACCTGCTCAAGGGCGGCTACTCGGAGAACGTCTCGACCCGGGTCGACTCCTACTCGATCCGCCAGCCGCTGGGAGTGGTGGCGGGCATCACGCCGTTCAACTTCCCGGCGATGGTGCCGATGTGGATGTTCCCGGTGGCGATCGCCTGCGGGAACACGTTCGTGCTCAAGCCCTCCGAGCGCGACCCCTCCGCGTCGCTGCTGCTCGCCGAGCTGTGGCAGCGGGCCGGCCTGCCGGACGGCGTGTTCAACGTGGTCCAGGGCGACAAGGCGGCGGTGGACCGGCTGCTGGAGCACCCGTCCGTGCGGGCCGTGTCGTTCGTCGGCTCCACGCCGATCGCCCGGTACGTCTACGAGACCGGCACGGCGCACGGCAAGCGGGTGCAGGCGCTCGGCGGGGCCAAGAACCACATGCTCGTGCTGCCCGACGCCGACCTCGACCTGGTCGCCGACTCGGCCGTCTCGGCGGGCTTCGGCTCGGCGGGGGAACGGTGCATGGCGATCTCCGTGGTGCTCGCGGTCGACCCGATCGGCGACGAGCTGGTCGAGAAGATCGTGTCGCGGGTGCGGGACCTCCAGGTCGGGCCGGGAACCGACCCCGAGTCGCAGATGGGCCCGCTCGTGACCGCCGCCCACCGTGACAAGGTGGCGTCCTACCTCGACCTCGGCGTCCAGGAGGGGGCCAAGCTCGTGGTCGACGGCCGGGAGACCCCCGTGCGCGGGGGCCGGGGGAACGGCTTCTGGCTCGGCCCGACGGTCCTCGACCACGTGCCGCCGAACTCCCGCGTGCACCGCGAGGAGATCTTCGGCCCGGTGCTGTCGATCGTGCGCGTCCGCTCGTACGAGGAGGGCCTTGAGCTGATCAACACCGGCGAGTACGGCAACGGCACGGCGATCTTCACCAACGACGGCGGCGCGGCCCGGCGCTTCCAGAACGAGGTGGAGGTCGGCATGATCGGCGTCAACGTGCCGATCCCGGTGCCGATGGCCTTCTACAGCTTCGGCGGCTGGAAGGCCTCGTTGTTCGGCGACACCCACGTGCACGGCACCGAGGGGGTCCACTTCTACACCCGGGGCAAGGTCGTCACCTCGCGGTGGCTCGACCCCTCCCACGGTGGCGTGAACCTGGGCTTCCCGACCAACGCCTGA
- a CDS encoding extracellular solute-binding protein, protein MTVAAVGLLAAACAGRPSPATKVATPGTSAAAGEAGPSPSSRSSGATPTPLASLGRGEGTLSVVAIDGYAEWGGVDPKVKWVGTFEKATGCKVSLRYYDPRAQERPGDFPPQSFDVISATPEVGGRLMDEGKAAPLNTGLLHGYDEIPKRLRTLPSVTRGGRVYGVPYVWSTNEILYDTGKVSPDGPESLFTDKGPVMFRDRPLTLADAALVLKAQGTDVGEGIKDPFDLTDAQLDAAADLFTSDGDDQRTFWRDPVEVVQGFATGSVWLAQATPYHLDVLRRGHKPVRALTDRPVTGWADSWMVSAQAPHPSCAYKWLDFTMSPDVQRRVSSWMGLAPANPKGCTGAARRICADYRVGTAQAFRGVYFAVRPKAYDKWVERWSRVVS, encoded by the coding sequence ATGACGGTCGCGGCCGTGGGACTGCTCGCCGCCGCCTGCGCCGGTCGGCCTTCGCCCGCGACCAAGGTGGCCACGCCGGGCACCTCGGCCGCCGCGGGCGAGGCGGGACCCAGCCCGTCGTCCCGCTCGTCCGGCGCCACGCCCACCCCGCTCGCGTCCCTCGGGCGCGGCGAGGGAACGCTCAGCGTGGTCGCGATCGACGGGTACGCCGAGTGGGGCGGCGTCGATCCCAAGGTCAAGTGGGTCGGCACGTTCGAGAAGGCGACGGGCTGCAAGGTCAGCCTGCGTTACTACGACCCGCGCGCGCAGGAGCGGCCGGGCGACTTCCCGCCGCAGTCGTTCGACGTGATCTCCGCGACGCCCGAGGTGGGCGGCCGGCTGATGGACGAGGGCAAGGCCGCCCCGCTCAACACCGGTCTGCTGCACGGTTACGACGAGATCCCCAAGCGGCTGCGCACGCTGCCGTCTGTCACCCGGGGCGGGCGCGTCTACGGCGTGCCGTACGTGTGGTCGACCAACGAGATCCTCTATGACACCGGCAAGGTCAGCCCCGACGGCCCGGAGTCGCTCTTCACGGACAAGGGGCCTGTGATGTTCCGGGACCGTCCGCTGACGCTGGCCGACGCCGCGCTGGTGCTCAAGGCCCAGGGCACGGACGTCGGCGAGGGCATCAAGGACCCGTTCGACCTCACCGACGCCCAGCTCGACGCCGCCGCCGACCTGTTCACTTCGGACGGGGACGACCAGCGGACGTTCTGGCGTGACCCCGTCGAGGTCGTCCAGGGCTTCGCGACCGGGTCCGTATGGCTCGCGCAGGCCACGCCGTACCACCTGGACGTGCTCAGGCGCGGGCACAAGCCGGTCAGGGCGCTGACGGACCGGCCGGTGACCGGCTGGGCCGACTCGTGGATGGTGTCGGCCCAGGCCCCGCACCCCTCGTGCGCGTACAAGTGGCTCGACTTCACGATGTCGCCGGACGTGCAGCGCAGGGTTTCGTCCTGGATGGGGCTCGCCCCCGCCAACCCCAAGGGGTGCACCGGCGCGGCCCGCCGGATCTGCGCGGACTACCGTGTCGGCACCGCCCAGGCGTTCCGGGGCGTCTACTTCGCGGTGCGCCCCAAGGCGTACGACAAGTGGGTGGAGCGCTGGTCACGCGTCGTGTCCTGA
- a CDS encoding TetR/AcrR family transcriptional regulator: protein MPKIVDHQVRREEIAEALWRVVRRDGVAAATVRSIAAEAGWSPSALRHYFSTQAELLAFAMEHVIARARARIESTVYDGPVRVAVRRLLEELLPMDEERRAEAEVWLQLAARAQGDPAAVAWLRRADDGVAEATALAVRALAEQGELAAHRDAEFEAARLHALIDGLTIHMLTRPESMHPDRTSAVLAAHLDDLAT, encoded by the coding sequence GTGCCGAAGATCGTGGACCACCAGGTGCGGCGCGAGGAGATCGCCGAGGCGTTGTGGCGGGTCGTGCGCCGGGACGGCGTGGCCGCCGCCACCGTCCGCAGCATCGCGGCCGAGGCCGGCTGGTCACCGAGCGCGCTGCGGCACTACTTCTCGACCCAGGCGGAGCTGCTCGCCTTCGCGATGGAGCACGTCATCGCGCGGGCTCGCGCGCGTATCGAGAGCACGGTCTATGACGGACCCGTGCGCGTCGCCGTACGCCGCCTGCTGGAGGAGCTGCTGCCCATGGACGAGGAGCGGCGCGCGGAGGCGGAGGTCTGGCTGCAGCTTGCCGCGCGGGCCCAGGGCGACCCGGCCGCCGTCGCCTGGTTGCGCCGCGCGGACGACGGAGTGGCGGAGGCGACGGCCCTGGCCGTCCGCGCCCTCGCCGAGCAGGGAGAGCTCGCGGCCCATCGGGACGCCGAGTTCGAGGCGGCGCGGCTGCACGCCCTCATCGACGGTCTGACCATCCACATGCTGACCCGGCCGGAGTCGATGCACCCTGACCGTACGAGCGCCGTGCTGGCCGCTCATCTGGACGACCTGGCGACCTGA
- a CDS encoding sel1 repeat family protein: protein MTISKRFRNLWISLLAAEAMTEEARVAACRAFLAQLNTLHEQAGSPTMSELEKLSGGTGNNGHQPRLLTRSTTHDILRGKRKKVPSWPWVASFVTACHAAAEQTGLPTETMGTLTDWHARWRAARGDQPAVALDSEASEEPLAEPSRDPMPPVPSSPTPAPDDDPLLPAEDAGQPDEHAQRMLQVYGRTGVRLMKDCPFDVRVGVSLAVIALLRGHAHEGVQRLREAAQAGHRDALELLSHPRRQQMAADYAYRCGLGYQRADRTEVAMFFYRMAADPGGHPEAAYQLALIHRDKGEGWSAAYWFRIAAAKGHHLATAAFDGISEELSHAHPGESWMLPTDMVDSSQPPPPSLTGDPPAPLI, encoded by the coding sequence ATGACCATCAGCAAGCGCTTCCGTAATTTGTGGATCTCTCTCCTTGCGGCTGAGGCGATGACCGAAGAAGCTCGCGTCGCGGCGTGCCGCGCCTTCCTCGCGCAGCTGAATACGCTGCACGAACAGGCAGGCTCCCCCACGATGTCCGAATTGGAAAAACTATCGGGCGGTACCGGCAATAACGGACACCAACCCCGACTTCTTACCAGGAGCACCACACACGACATATTGCGCGGAAAGCGGAAGAAGGTTCCCAGCTGGCCATGGGTTGCCTCGTTCGTGACCGCCTGTCACGCCGCAGCCGAGCAGACCGGTCTGCCGACCGAAACGATGGGCACACTGACGGACTGGCACGCCCGCTGGCGCGCCGCCCGGGGCGACCAGCCGGCCGTCGCCCTGGACAGCGAGGCGTCGGAAGAGCCGCTGGCGGAACCGTCGAGGGACCCAATGCCACCCGTGCCTTCGTCGCCGACTCCCGCGCCCGACGACGATCCCCTGCTGCCCGCCGAGGACGCGGGACAGCCGGACGAACACGCCCAGCGCATGCTGCAGGTCTACGGCAGGACGGGGGTGCGGTTGATGAAGGACTGCCCGTTCGACGTCAGGGTCGGAGTGAGCCTGGCGGTGATCGCGTTGCTGCGTGGACACGCCCATGAGGGCGTCCAGCGACTGAGGGAGGCCGCCCAGGCCGGCCACCGCGACGCCCTGGAGCTGCTGTCGCATCCACGCCGGCAGCAGATGGCCGCCGACTACGCCTACCGCTGCGGCCTCGGCTACCAGCGCGCCGACCGAACCGAGGTCGCGATGTTCTTCTACAGGATGGCCGCCGACCCGGGAGGCCATCCCGAAGCCGCCTACCAGCTGGCGCTGATCCATCGGGACAAGGGCGAGGGCTGGTCGGCCGCCTACTGGTTCCGCATCGCGGCCGCGAAGGGCCATCACCTGGCGACCGCTGCCTTCGACGGAATCTCCGAAGAGCTCAGCCATGCCCATCCCGGTGAGAGCTGGATGCTGCCGACTGACATGGTCGATTCGTCCCAGCCGCCGCCTCCATCCCTGACCGGCGACCCACCCGCACCGTTGATCTGA